A single window of Synechococcus sp. C9 DNA harbors:
- a CDS encoding SMC family ATPase: protein MIPRQLTLSNFLSYRQASLDFTGLHTACICGPNGAGKSSLLEAMTWALWGESRAPNADDVIRTGCMEARVDFSFSSGGQTYRVIRARRRGHSTLEFQVLAQGRWQPLTQRAIKDTQDLINRELKLDYSTFIHSAYLRQGRADEFMLKTPSKRKEVLASLLQLDHYDELSEQAKKRANDHELQAKNLQQTLTAQESELAQEPEIQQQYQALQKEIQVTQITTEQYQTQLHQYQTQQQQRHQWVEQHRWLSQQRTQLGEDYAQTQTRIERLQQHITQLENLLAQSETITQAYQTYTDLQQREEHLNQQSQRQQQLQREYNQLQAEYQQVLHQLELQKQQHHAQRHALLQNLEKLDLIRQSASEIAPALAQLAAARRQLQHLDQQAEQYKPLYNHYQTLRQQQEQTRARQSAQLQEQERQLAHRQEQLNRLGNLEQEQAELAREFAELDKKKVYLDHIEEKGKERRSFQDSLNARLQNYETQLAQLIKKSELLQQPEAVCPLCARPLDAQHWQVVQKKQELERRELEEAIWLTKEQITVTGRELQVLREEYERIKKQCQYREQLNQKQGQLNQKIQQKQELQAQIEHIQVHIQQLEASLAQPETSPELEQITASLAAINYDEPAHICARAEVEKWRWVEIKQAEIQNAEKEHATLSLQLAQLEQKCRDLEHQITQATHHCPLRYQLDNIEQQLADLAYDASTHQAIRQQLQQQQSAPLRYQELQRAQQEYPHLIEEMQTLTATAATKAQRIQELEQQLDSIENTLAQLPDLTATIRELETQIQAQQQRLQTQYIHSGTLQQRLQHLAQLRQHYQQGQQELQRHEHQQQIYRALTQAFGKNGIQALMIEQILPQLEATANHILGRLTNHQLHVRFVTQKPKKSGANKNQLVETLEIYIADHQGTRPYETYSGGEAFRVNFAIRLALARLLTQRAGATLQLLIVDEGFGTQDAQGCDRLIAAISAISDEYACILMVTHMPNLKEAFSTRIEVSKTEQGSQVQLVL from the coding sequence GTGATTCCCCGGCAATTAACCCTCAGTAATTTCCTAAGTTATCGTCAGGCCAGCTTAGATTTTACCGGCCTACACACCGCCTGTATCTGTGGGCCCAACGGTGCGGGCAAATCCTCTTTGTTGGAAGCCATGACTTGGGCGTTGTGGGGAGAATCCCGTGCCCCCAATGCCGATGACGTGATTCGTACCGGCTGTATGGAAGCCCGGGTGGATTTTAGCTTCAGCAGTGGCGGTCAGACCTACCGGGTGATTCGGGCACGCAGGCGGGGGCATAGCACCCTAGAGTTTCAGGTTCTTGCCCAGGGACGCTGGCAACCCTTGACCCAACGGGCGATCAAGGATACCCAGGATTTGATCAACCGGGAATTGAAACTGGATTATTCCACCTTTATCCATTCCGCCTATTTGCGCCAGGGGCGAGCGGATGAATTTATGCTCAAAACCCCCAGCAAACGCAAGGAAGTATTAGCGAGTTTATTGCAACTGGATCACTACGATGAATTGTCAGAGCAAGCCAAAAAACGAGCCAATGACCATGAACTTCAAGCCAAAAACCTCCAGCAAACCCTGACCGCCCAAGAATCGGAATTAGCACAGGAACCAGAAATTCAACAACAATACCAAGCCCTACAAAAAGAAATTCAGGTAACCCAAATTACTACAGAGCAATACCAAACCCAACTGCACCAATACCAAACCCAACAACAGCAACGGCACCAGTGGGTTGAACAGCACCGATGGCTCAGCCAACAACGCACCCAACTCGGCGAGGATTACGCCCAAACCCAAACCCGCATCGAGCGGTTACAACAACACATTACCCAACTCGAAAACCTTTTAGCCCAAAGCGAAACGATTACCCAAGCCTATCAAACCTACACCGACCTGCAACAACGGGAAGAACACCTGAACCAACAGTCCCAACGGCAACAACAACTCCAGCGGGAATACAATCAATTACAAGCGGAATATCAGCAGGTATTGCATCAACTCGAACTGCAAAAACAACAGCACCACGCCCAACGCCACGCCCTGCTCCAGAACCTGGAAAAACTGGATTTAATCCGCCAAAGTGCCTCTGAAATTGCCCCAGCCCTCGCCCAACTTGCCGCCGCCCGCCGACAACTCCAGCATCTCGACCAGCAAGCCGAGCAGTACAAACCCCTCTACAACCACTATCAAACCCTCCGGCAACAGCAGGAACAGACCCGTGCCCGCCAGTCCGCCCAACTCCAGGAGCAGGAACGGCAACTGGCGCATCGCCAGGAACAACTCAACCGCCTGGGCAACCTAGAGCAGGAACAGGCAGAACTTGCTCGGGAATTCGCCGAATTAGATAAAAAGAAAGTCTATTTAGACCACATCGAAGAAAAGGGAAAAGAGCGCAGAAGTTTTCAAGATAGCCTCAACGCCCGTTTACAAAACTACGAAACCCAACTGGCACAACTTATTAAAAAAAGTGAATTGCTCCAACAACCGGAAGCCGTCTGTCCCCTCTGCGCCCGCCCCCTCGATGCCCAGCACTGGCAGGTGGTGCAAAAAAAACAGGAATTAGAACGCCGAGAATTAGAAGAAGCCATCTGGCTCACCAAGGAACAAATTACCGTCACCGGCAGGGAACTTCAGGTTTTACGAGAGGAATACGAACGGATTAAAAAGCAATGCCAATACCGGGAACAACTCAACCAAAAACAAGGGCAACTCAATCAAAAAATTCAACAAAAGCAGGAACTCCAAGCCCAAATTGAGCACATTCAGGTTCACATTCAACAACTAGAAGCCAGCCTTGCTCAACCGGAAACCAGCCCCGAACTTGAGCAAATTACGGCAAGTCTAGCGGCGATCAACTACGACGAACCAGCCCACATCTGCGCCCGTGCCGAAGTAGAAAAATGGCGGTGGGTGGAAATTAAACAAGCGGAAATTCAAAACGCCGAAAAAGAACACGCCACCCTATCGCTACAACTAGCGCAATTAGAGCAAAAATGCCGGGATTTAGAACACCAAATTACCCAAGCGACCCACCATTGCCCCCTGCGTTACCAATTGGATAACATTGAACAACAACTTGCCGATTTAGCCTATGATGCCTCTACCCACCAAGCCATTCGTCAACAATTACAGCAACAACAATCTGCCCCCTTACGCTATCAAGAACTCCAACGGGCACAACAGGAATATCCCCACCTGATTGAAGAAATGCAAACCCTCACCGCCACTGCCGCTACCAAGGCACAACGGATACAGGAACTCGAACAACAATTGGATAGCATTGAAAACACCCTTGCCCAACTCCCCGATTTAACCGCCACGATTAGGGAACTGGAAACTCAAATTCAAGCGCAACAACAACGATTACAAACCCAATACATCCACAGCGGCACCCTACAACAACGACTGCAACATCTCGCCCAACTGCGCCAGCACTACCAGCAAGGGCAACAGGAACTCCAACGGCATGAACATCAACAGCAAATCTATCGGGCATTGACCCAAGCCTTCGGGAAAAATGGCATTCAAGCCCTGATGATCGAGCAGATTTTACCCCAATTGGAAGCCACCGCCAATCACATTTTGGGACGTTTAACTAACCATCAACTCCATGTGCGGTTTGTGACTCAAAAACCCAAAAAAAGCGGCGCTAACAAAAATCAACTGGTGGAAACCCTGGAAATTTACATCGCCGACCATCAGGGCACCCGTCCCTACGAAACCTACTCCGGCGGGGAAGCCTTCCGGGTGAATTTTGCCATCCGCCTTGCCCTCGCTCGTCTGCTCACCCAACGGGCGGGAGCTACGTTACAGCTATTAATCGTGGATGAGGGGTTTGGCACCCAGGATGCCCAGGGCTGTGACCGGCTGATCGCCGCCATTAGTGCCATTAGCGATGAATACGCCTGTATCCTGATGGTGACCCATATGCCCAACCTGAAAGAGGCTTTTTCCACCCGCATCGAAGTTAGTAAAACCGAGCAGGGTTCTCAGGTGCAATTGGTATTGTGA